A region from the Arachis ipaensis cultivar K30076 chromosome B01, Araip1.1, whole genome shotgun sequence genome encodes:
- the LOC107606007 gene encoding protein FAR-RED IMPAIRED RESPONSE 1-like, translating to MRDINPNFFYTVNVDETKKFKSALWVDARCRASYEYFGDVISFDTTYSRNKHGLSFASFIGVNHYGKFTLLGCALLGNEEIRSFEWVFKHWLKCMGTPLQAIITDQCKSMFGAIRNVFPNTRHRWYIWHIMKKIPHKFGGYAQYRKIDAKMHGTIWNAHSEESFEKDWCAFITEFNLEKNKWLSDLYDERRMWVLIYFQGEFWAGMRSTQRSESMHAFFGGYLHCKSGLVQFVHEYDNVLGNKEQIKLEDDATDSKGVVPCSSSSTIERQF from the exons ATGAGAGATATAAACCCAAATTTCTTTTACACAGTTAATGTGGACGAAACTAAAAAGTTTAAGAGTGCGCTATGGGTAGATGCAAGATGCAGGGCGTCCTATGAATATTTTGGTGATGTGATATCATTTGATACAACGTACAGTAGAAACAA GCATGGACTTTCGTTTGCATCTTTCATTGGTGTCAACCATTATGGCAAGTTCACTCTACTCGGATGTGCTTTGTTGGGAAATGAGGAAATTCGTAGCTTTGAGTGGGTCTTTAAACACTGGTTGAAGTGCATGGGAACTCCCCTACAGGCCATCATCACGGACCAGTGCAAATCCATGTTTGGCGCTATTAGGAATGTCTTCCCAAATACTAGACACCGATGGTACATATGGCACATAATGAAGAAGATACCACATAAGTTCGGAGGATATGCTCAGTACAGAAAAATAGATGCTAAAATGCATGGCACTATTTGGAATGCCCATTCTGAAGAATCTTTTGAGAAGGATTGGTGTGCATTCATTACTGAGTTTAACCTAGAGAAAAATAAATGGCTATCAG ACCTTTATGATGAGCGTCGAATGTGGGTTCTAATATATTTTCAAGGTGAATTTTGGGCTGGTATGAGAAGTACCCAACGGAGTGAGAGTATGCACGCCTTTTTCGGTGGTTACCTGCATTGCAAAAGTGGACTGGTTCAGTTCGTGCATGAGTATGACAATGTGCTTGGGAACAAAGAGCAAATAAAACTGGAGGACGATGCTACAGACTCTAAAGGAGTTGTCCCATGTTCATCGAGCTCTACAATTGAAAGACAATTTTAG